Proteins encoded by one window of Lutibacter sp. A64:
- a CDS encoding OmpA family protein, producing MKKITLLILLFCAGFINAQEVSYSIKNISENTKLADFGVTYYGENEAVFASSRKDKSIRKRNWYYNHQPYLELFKGTIGEEGELIDVERFSEVINTKYHESNVAFTKDLKTVYFSRNNYINKSITKDEEGWVLIQLYKATVGEDGEWTDITPMPFNSDNYQTGHPSLNAEEDKLYFTSDMPGTLGSTDIFVVAINEDGSYGTPQNLGPNVNTSGKEMFPFIDEHNVLYYSSDGYFEGNGGLDVYAVQIEEEGALTASKNLGYPINSVGDDFSFVKKPGQNWGHFSSNRDGGNGDDDIYYFEATESVLPCEQLVAGQVREKQSGALLPGALVTLYDAEGEKLESVIADKFATFSFKVDCETAYKVVGTKESYSEDSEVFTTTDERDLELELGLSLDSNEFVNVDGRLLVKIDPIYFDLDKSFIRPDAAIELAKVVQIMKKYPNIKIASGSHTDSRASDQYNWALSNRRAKSSVEWIISQGIDPSRITGQGYGETQLVNRCSDGVKCSEAEHQLNRRTEFVIVNPEVINQ from the coding sequence ATGAAAAAAATTACACTACTTATACTATTATTTTGTGCAGGGTTTATCAATGCACAAGAAGTAAGTTATAGCATAAAAAACATTTCTGAGAACACAAAATTGGCAGATTTTGGAGTAACCTATTATGGAGAAAATGAAGCCGTATTTGCATCATCACGAAAAGATAAATCAATAAGAAAAAGAAACTGGTATTACAACCATCAACCTTATTTAGAATTATTTAAAGGAACCATAGGCGAAGAAGGAGAATTAATAGATGTAGAGCGTTTTTCAGAAGTAATCAATACAAAATATCACGAATCTAACGTAGCCTTTACCAAAGATTTAAAAACGGTTTATTTCTCAAGAAATAACTATATAAATAAATCGATAACAAAAGACGAAGAAGGTTGGGTTTTAATCCAATTATACAAAGCAACTGTAGGTGAAGATGGCGAATGGACTGATATTACCCCTATGCCATTTAATAGTGATAATTACCAAACAGGACATCCATCGTTAAATGCAGAAGAAGACAAGTTGTATTTTACATCAGATATGCCAGGCACATTAGGTTCTACAGATATATTTGTAGTGGCAATAAATGAAGATGGAAGTTATGGAACACCACAAAATTTAGGGCCAAATGTAAATACCTCAGGAAAAGAGATGTTTCCATTTATAGACGAGCATAATGTGCTTTATTACTCATCAGATGGTTATTTTGAAGGCAATGGAGGATTAGATGTATATGCAGTTCAAATAGAAGAAGAAGGAGCCTTAACAGCATCAAAAAACTTAGGATATCCAATAAATAGTGTAGGCGATGATTTTTCATTTGTAAAGAAGCCAGGCCAAAATTGGGGACATTTTTCATCAAATAGAGACGGAGGAAACGGAGATGATGATATTTATTATTTTGAAGCAACAGAAAGCGTTTTACCTTGTGAGCAGTTAGTAGCAGGTCAAGTACGTGAAAAACAATCAGGAGCATTATTACCAGGAGCTTTAGTAACATTATATGATGCAGAAGGAGAAAAACTAGAAAGTGTAATAGCCGATAAGTTTGCCACTTTTAGTTTTAAAGTAGATTGTGAAACAGCATATAAAGTTGTTGGAACAAAAGAAAGTTACAGTGAAGATAGTGAGGTGTTTACAACCACAGATGAACGCGATTTAGAATTGGAATTAGGCTTAAGTTTAGATTCTAATGAGTTTGTAAATGTAGATGGTAGATTATTAGTAAAAATAGATCCAATATACTTTGATTTAGACAAGTCATTTATACGTCCAGATGCTGCAATAGAATTAGCAAAAGTGGTACAAATAATGAAAAAATACCCGAATATAAAAATAGCTTCAGGATCTCATACAGACAGTCGAGCATCAGACCAATACAACTGGGCATTATCAAACAGAAGAGCAAAATCATCTGTAGAATGGATAATCTCACAAGGTATAGATCCTTCAAGAATAACAGGACAAGGTTATGGAGAAACACAATTGGTAAACAGATGTTCTGATGGCGTTAAATGTTCAGAAGCAGAACACCAATTAAACAGAAGAACAGAATTTGTGATTGTAAACCCTGAGGTAATCAATCAGTAA
- a CDS encoding riboflavin synthase produces the protein MFTGIIESLGVVKNIIKEGDNIHITIESDFTSELKIDQSVAHNGVCLTTVAIDGKEYTVTAIKETLDKSNFKHLKIGDKVNLERAMILGARLDGHIVQGHVDQTAVCTNVTKEDGSWVFTFEYDNSLNNITIEKGSITVNGTSLTVVNSKGNTFSVAIIPYTYDFTNFHTFKKGTVVNLEFDVIGKYVAKLLNK, from the coding sequence ATGTTTACAGGTATAATAGAAAGCTTAGGAGTTGTTAAAAATATTATTAAAGAAGGTGATAATATACATATTACCATAGAAAGTGATTTTACTTCTGAACTAAAAATAGACCAAAGTGTTGCACATAATGGTGTTTGTTTAACAACTGTGGCTATAGACGGAAAAGAGTATACTGTAACAGCAATTAAAGAAACCTTAGATAAATCTAATTTTAAACATTTAAAAATTGGTGACAAAGTAAATTTAGAACGCGCAATGATTCTTGGCGCTAGACTAGATGGACACATTGTACAAGGTCATGTAGATCAAACCGCTGTTTGTACAAATGTTACCAAAGAAGATGGTAGCTGGGTTTTTACTTTTGAGTACGATAATTCTCTAAATAATATTACTATTGAAAAAGGATCAATTACAGTAAACGGAACCAGTTTAACAGTTGTTAATTCTAAAGGCAATACTTTTTCTGTTGCAATTATACCGTATACGTATGATTTTACAAATTTCCATACATTTAAAAAAGGAACTGTTGTAAATTTGGAATTTGATGTTATTGGAAAATATGTAGCAAAATTATTAAACAAATAA
- the pdxA gene encoding 4-hydroxythreonine-4-phosphate dehydrogenase PdxA yields MDKFEKIKLGISIGDFNGIGIEIILKTFSDKRMLDFCTPIIFGSTKLINNYKKSMNLNVPFNGIRQIDKAVPGKVNILNIWKEDIELKLGEPTELSGKLAFESLEAATAELANETIDVLVTAPINKDNIQSENFKFPGHTEFLESKLEGESLMILMTDSIRIGLITGHIPIAKVSENITPDLIKKKVAILYKTLVEDFAISKPKIAILGLNPHCGDHGVIGNEDDDVIRPTISEIQDEGKLVYGPYAADSFFGSSNYKNFDGILAMYHDQGLAPFKTLSFGEGVNFTAGLSRLRTSPDHGTAYEIAGKGIANNNSFKEAVFTAIKVFKTREEYKSLTENILKSNQRK; encoded by the coding sequence ATGGATAAATTTGAAAAAATAAAATTAGGAATTTCTATTGGAGATTTTAATGGTATTGGAATAGAAATAATCTTGAAAACCTTTTCAGACAAACGCATGTTAGATTTTTGTACACCAATAATATTTGGAAGTACAAAATTAATTAACAATTATAAAAAAAGCATGAACCTTAATGTGCCATTTAATGGTATTAGACAAATAGATAAAGCTGTTCCTGGTAAAGTAAATATTTTAAACATATGGAAAGAAGATATTGAATTAAAATTAGGAGAACCAACAGAATTGTCGGGTAAATTAGCTTTCGAATCTCTTGAAGCTGCAACTGCTGAACTAGCTAACGAAACAATAGATGTTTTAGTAACTGCTCCAATTAATAAAGATAATATACAATCTGAAAATTTTAAATTTCCTGGCCATACAGAATTTTTAGAATCTAAATTAGAAGGAGAGAGTTTAATGATTTTAATGACAGATTCAATTAGAATAGGTCTAATTACCGGGCATATACCAATTGCAAAGGTTTCAGAAAATATTACACCAGATTTAATTAAGAAAAAAGTAGCAATACTTTATAAAACTCTTGTAGAAGATTTTGCTATTTCTAAGCCAAAAATTGCAATTTTAGGACTTAATCCGCATTGTGGAGACCACGGAGTAATAGGTAATGAAGATGATGATGTTATTAGACCAACTATTTCAGAAATTCAAGATGAAGGTAAATTAGTATATGGCCCTTATGCTGCCGATAGTTTTTTTGGTTCAAGTAATTATAAAAATTTTGATGGTATTTTAGCCATGTATCACGATCAAGGTTTAGCGCCTTTTAAAACACTATCTTTTGGAGAAGGAGTTAATTTTACAGCGGGTTTAAGCCGTTTAAGAACATCTCCAGACCATGGTACAGCTTATGAAATAGCAGGGAAAGGTATTGCAAATAACAATTCTTTTAAAGAAGCAGTATTTACTGCAATAAAAGTTTTTAAAACCCGTGAAGAGTATAAAAGTTTGACTGAAAACATTTTAAAATCCAATCAAAGAAAATAA
- a CDS encoding YceD family protein, with protein MKDLKNFDISFIGLKDGMHQFDYNIDKEFFDFFNYEEFYNSNVNVSLSFLKKPTLFELSFSFSGSVEVACDITNELFQQPIETEMFLIVKFGDEFNNENDELLIIPHSDYKLNIAQYIYEAIVLAVPIKKVHPGVEDGTLKSEILDKLNEFEIKDNKTEKNHLDVDSDDIDPRWNKLKSILIEKNKSNGTS; from the coding sequence ATGAAAGATTTAAAAAATTTCGATATTTCTTTTATAGGTTTAAAAGATGGAATGCATCAGTTTGATTATAATATAGATAAAGAGTTCTTTGATTTTTTTAATTATGAAGAGTTTTACAATTCAAATGTAAATGTAAGTTTGTCTTTTTTAAAGAAACCTACATTGTTTGAATTAAGTTTTTCGTTTTCTGGTAGTGTAGAAGTTGCTTGTGATATTACAAACGAGTTATTTCAACAACCAATAGAAACGGAAATGTTTTTAATTGTAAAATTTGGGGATGAATTTAATAATGAAAATGATGAATTATTAATTATTCCACATTCAGATTATAAACTAAATATAGCACAGTATATATATGAAGCAATTGTTTTAGCAGTACCAATAAAAAAAGTACATCCAGGTGTAGAAGACGGTACATTAAAATCTGAAATATTAGATAAATTAAATGAATTTGAAATAAAAGATAATAAAACAGAAAAAAATCATTTAGATGTCGATTCAGATGATATTGACCCTAGATGGAATAAATTAAAGAGCATACTAATAGAAAAAAATAAGAGTAATGGCACATCCTAA
- the rpmF gene encoding 50S ribosomal protein L32, producing MAHPKRKISKTRRDKRRTHYKAVAPQVAVDPTTGEAHLYHRAHWHEGKLYYRGQIVIDSVESQA from the coding sequence ATGGCACATCCTAAAAGAAAAATTTCAAAAACAAGAAGAGATAAAAGAAGAACTCATTATAAAGCTGTAGCTCCTCAAGTAGCTGTTGATCCTACAACAGGAGAGGCTCATTTATACCACAGAGCTCATTGGCACGAAGGAAAGCTATATTATAGAGGTCAAATAGTAATAGATTCAGTTGAAAGTCAAGCTTAA
- a CDS encoding beta-ketoacyl-ACP synthase III: protein MTKITAAITAVGKYVPEDVLTNQMLEKMVDTNDEWITSRTGIKERRILKGEGLGTSFMAIKAAQELIDKKKLDPKEIELVIVATATPDMQAAATAAFVATEIGAINAFGFDLEAACSGFLYGMSVASRYIESGRYKKVLLIGADKCSSMIDYTDRATCIIFGDGAGAALFEPNEEGLGLQDEYLRSDGSGRDFLRAKAGGSCYPITKEVLDKRENFVFQEGKTVFKNAVFNMADVAVKIIERNNLTKETVDWLAAHQANKRIIEATANRIELDKSKVMMNIQNYGNTTSATLPLLLADYEKQLKKGDKIIFAAFGGGFTWGSIYFKWAYNS from the coding sequence ATGACAAAAATAACCGCAGCAATTACAGCCGTAGGGAAATATGTTCCAGAAGATGTTTTAACTAACCAAATGTTAGAAAAAATGGTCGATACTAATGATGAATGGATAACATCAAGAACTGGAATTAAAGAACGAAGAATTTTAAAGGGAGAAGGATTAGGAACTTCATTTATGGCTATTAAAGCTGCTCAAGAACTTATTGATAAAAAAAAATTAGACCCAAAAGAAATTGAACTTGTTATTGTTGCAACGGCAACTCCAGATATGCAAGCAGCTGCAACAGCAGCTTTTGTAGCAACTGAAATTGGTGCAATAAACGCTTTTGGATTTGATTTAGAAGCAGCTTGTTCAGGTTTTTTATATGGAATGTCAGTAGCATCTAGATATATAGAATCTGGAAGGTATAAAAAAGTATTGCTTATAGGGGCAGACAAATGTTCTTCTATGATTGATTATACCGATAGAGCAACCTGTATTATTTTTGGAGATGGAGCAGGCGCTGCATTGTTTGAACCAAATGAAGAAGGACTTGGCTTGCAAGACGAGTATTTAAGAAGTGATGGATCTGGAAGAGATTTTTTAAGAGCAAAAGCAGGAGGTTCTTGTTATCCTATAACAAAAGAAGTATTAGATAAAAGAGAAAATTTTGTTTTTCAAGAAGGAAAAACAGTATTTAAAAATGCAGTTTTTAATATGGCAGATGTTGCGGTAAAAATAATAGAACGCAACAATTTAACTAAAGAAACTGTAGATTGGCTTGCAGCACATCAAGCTAATAAAAGAATAATAGAAGCAACTGCTAATAGAATTGAATTAGATAAATCTAAGGTTATGATGAATATTCAAAACTATGGAAATACTACTTCAGCTACATTGCCATTGCTTTTAGCAGATTACGAAAAACAACTTAAAAAAGGAGATAAAATAATTTTTGCTGCATTTGGTGGTGGTTTCACATGGGGATCTATTTACTTTAAATGGGCATATAACTCTTAA
- the accB gene encoding acetyl-CoA carboxylase biotin carboxyl carrier protein: MELKDIQNLIKFVAKSGASEVKLEMEDIKITIKTGSEKTETTIVQQAPLGMPQMAMPNQIVTPTQPQETQQAANATTEESKFIEITSPIIGTFYRKPSPDKPVFVEVGDNVSTNTVVCMVEAMKLFNEIEAEVTGKIVKILVEDGTPVEFGQPLFLVDPS, encoded by the coding sequence ATGGAATTAAAAGATATTCAAAATCTAATTAAATTTGTAGCTAAATCTGGTGCAAGTGAAGTTAAATTAGAAATGGAAGACATTAAAATTACCATTAAAACTGGGTCTGAAAAAACAGAGACTACAATTGTACAACAAGCACCTTTAGGTATGCCTCAAATGGCAATGCCTAATCAAATTGTTACTCCAACCCAACCACAAGAAACACAACAAGCAGCTAATGCTACTACAGAAGAGTCTAAATTTATTGAAATTACTTCGCCAATAATTGGAACTTTTTATAGAAAACCATCTCCAGATAAACCTGTTTTTGTTGAAGTTGGAGATAATGTATCTACAAATACTGTAGTTTGTATGGTTGAAGCAATGAAACTTTTTAATGAAATTGAAGCTGAAGTTACTGGTAAAATTGTTAAAATTCTTGTAGAAGATGGTACGCCAGTTGAATTTGGTCAACCTCTATTTTTAGTAGATCCATCATAA
- the accC gene encoding acetyl-CoA carboxylase biotin carboxylase subunit, with protein MFKKILIANRGEIALRVIRTCREIGVKTVAVYSTADAESLHVRFADEAVCIGPPSSGESYLKMSAILAAAEITNADAIHPGYGFLAENAKFSKLCEEHGIKFIGATAEMISQMGDKASARATMKAAGVPTIPGSEGILETFEEAEALADEMGYPVMLKATAGGGGKGMRAVWEKEKLRIHWDAARQEAGAAFGNEDMYLEKLIEEPRHIEIQIIGDSFGKACHLSERDCSIQRRHQKLTEEAPSPFMTAQLRKKMGEAAVKAAEHISYEGAGTIEFLVDKHKNFYFMEMNTRIQVEHPITEQVIDYDLIYEQIKVAAGIPISGKNYFPKLHSIECRINAEDPFNDFRPSPGRITTLHVPGGHGIRVDSHVYAGYSIPPNYDSMIAKLITTAQTREEAINKMRRALNEFVIEGVKTTIPFHRQLMENPDYISGNYTTKFMEDFKIQPVEEDE; from the coding sequence ATGTTTAAAAAAATATTAATAGCCAATAGAGGTGAGATTGCACTGCGAGTTATTAGAACTTGTAGAGAAATTGGAGTTAAAACAGTAGCTGTATATTCAACTGCAGATGCAGAAAGTTTACATGTGCGTTTTGCTGATGAAGCAGTTTGTATTGGACCACCATCTAGTGGTGAATCATATTTAAAAATGTCAGCAATTTTAGCTGCAGCCGAAATAACAAATGCCGATGCAATTCATCCGGGTTATGGTTTTTTAGCTGAAAATGCTAAATTTTCTAAATTATGTGAAGAACACGGAATAAAATTTATTGGTGCTACAGCTGAGATGATTAGTCAAATGGGTGATAAAGCTTCTGCAAGAGCAACAATGAAAGCCGCAGGTGTACCAACTATTCCTGGTTCAGAAGGTATTTTAGAAACATTTGAAGAAGCTGAAGCCTTAGCAGATGAAATGGGATACCCTGTAATGTTAAAAGCAACAGCAGGTGGTGGTGGAAAAGGAATGCGTGCTGTATGGGAAAAAGAAAAGTTAAGAATACATTGGGATGCAGCTCGCCAAGAAGCGGGTGCAGCATTTGGTAATGAAGATATGTATCTAGAGAAATTGATTGAAGAACCTAGACATATCGAAATTCAAATAATTGGTGACTCTTTTGGAAAAGCTTGTCATTTATCTGAAAGAGACTGTTCAATACAACGTCGCCATCAAAAACTTACAGAAGAAGCGCCATCTCCATTTATGACTGCTCAATTAAGAAAAAAAATGGGAGAAGCTGCTGTAAAAGCCGCAGAACATATTTCTTATGAAGGAGCTGGAACAATAGAATTTTTAGTTGATAAACATAAGAATTTCTATTTTATGGAAATGAATACGCGTATTCAAGTAGAACACCCAATTACTGAACAAGTTATTGACTACGATTTAATTTACGAACAAATTAAAGTAGCGGCAGGTATTCCAATTTCAGGTAAAAATTATTTTCCAAAATTACATTCAATTGAATGTAGAATTAATGCGGAAGATCCTTTTAACGACTTTAGACCTTCACCGGGAAGAATAACAACATTACATGTTCCAGGTGGACATGGAATTAGAGTAGATTCTCACGTATATGCTGGGTATTCAATACCTCCAAATTACGATTCTATGATAGCAAAATTAATTACTACTGCTCAAACTAGAGAAGAAGCAATTAATAAAATGCGTAGAGCTCTTAATGAATTTGTAATTGAAGGTGTAAAAACCACAATACCATTCCATAGACAATTAATGGAGAACCCAGATTATATTTCTGGAAACTATACCACAAAATTTATGGAAGATTTTAAAATCCAACCAGTTGAGGAGGATGAATAA
- a CDS encoding Lrp/AsnC ligand binding domain-containing protein, whose amino-acid sequence MKHQNVVIDGIDKIILKHLMHDARTSILGIAREIGISGAAIHQRLRKLESSGLIAGSKLIINPKILGYTTMAYVGVHLDNASKYTSVIKRLKEIPEVVESHYTTGNWSVFIKILCKNNTHLMKVLNEEIQFIKGVARTETFISLDQPIDRQITL is encoded by the coding sequence ATGAAGCATCAAAACGTAGTAATTGACGGTATAGATAAAATTATTTTAAAACATTTAATGCACGATGCTAGAACTTCAATTTTAGGGATTGCTAGGGAAATTGGAATTTCTGGTGCGGCAATTCATCAAAGATTGCGAAAATTAGAATCTAGTGGATTAATAGCAGGATCAAAGCTTATAATAAACCCAAAAATCCTTGGATATACTACTATGGCTTATGTTGGTGTGCATTTAGATAATGCCAGTAAATATACTTCGGTAATAAAAAGGTTAAAAGAAATTCCAGAAGTAGTTGAGAGTCATTATACCACAGGAAATTGGTCTGTTTTTATAAAAATATTGTGTAAAAACAATACACATTTAATGAAGGTTTTAAATGAAGAAATTCAATTTATTAAAGGAGTTGCTCGTACAGAAACGTTTATTTCATTAGATCAACCAATAGATAGGCAAATAACTTTATAA
- a CDS encoding zinc metallopeptidase, protein MIGYYIIIGGISLVSWLVSQQLKRKFNYYSKVRLQNGLSGREIAEKMLRDNGIYDVKVISTPGRLTDHYNPTNKTVNLSEAVYNERNASAAAVASHEVGHAVQHAQAYQWLQMRSKLVPAVSITSKFSMWLVIGGVVLGAASGNSPIGFTIAVIGLAMMALATIFSFITLPVEYDASNRALAWLKTNNMLTNTEQDGAKDALKWAARTYLVAALGSLAMLFYWGLRIFGSRD, encoded by the coding sequence ATGATAGGATATTATATAATAATTGGTGGTATTTCATTAGTAAGTTGGTTGGTAAGCCAACAATTAAAAAGAAAATTTAACTACTACTCTAAAGTTAGATTACAAAATGGTTTAAGCGGAAGAGAAATTGCTGAAAAAATGCTTCGTGATAATGGAATTTACGATGTTAAAGTAATTTCTACTCCAGGAAGGTTAACAGACCACTACAACCCTACTAATAAAACCGTTAATTTAAGTGAGGCCGTTTACAATGAACGTAATGCATCTGCTGCTGCTGTTGCTTCTCACGAGGTTGGGCACGCTGTACAACACGCACAAGCTTATCAATGGTTGCAAATGCGTTCTAAATTAGTTCCTGCTGTTAGCATTACCTCTAAATTTTCTATGTGGTTAGTTATTGGTGGCGTAGTTTTAGGTGCTGCGTCTGGTAATTCTCCAATTGGATTCACAATTGCTGTAATTGGTTTGGCTATGATGGCCTTAGCAACTATTTTTAGTTTTATTACCTTACCTGTTGAATATGATGCAAGTAATAGAGCATTGGCTTGGTTAAAAACAAATAATATGCTTACCAACACAGAACAAGATGGCGCTAAAGATGCCTTAAAATGGGCGGCTAGAACTTATTTAGTTGCTGCATTAGGATCGTTAGCAATGTTATTTTATTGGGGTTTAAGAATTTTTGGATCTAGAGATTAA
- a CDS encoding asparaginase, producing the protein MTKIPKILLIYTGGTIGMVKDFNTGALKTFNFDKLLTHIPEINLLHCNIESVSFEEPIDSSNMNISNWVILAEIIEENYYNFDGFVILHGSDTMSYTASAISFMFENLSKPIIFTGSQLPIGDLRTDAKENLITAIQIASSQEQELPVISEVCLYFEYKLYRANRTTKVNAEHFQAFYSPNFPPLGESGVYLKFSKELLFKSNVDDKPLKVRKNLDNNIAILKIFPGITEVVIHAILSIENLKGVIIETYGSGNAPTQSWFINLLKKAISKGIYIVNVTQCISGSVILGHYETSEHLKNIGIINGKDITTESALAKLMYLLGENLPKNEFKAVFEKSLRGEMREDL; encoded by the coding sequence ATGACAAAAATTCCTAAAATACTTTTAATATATACAGGCGGAACCATTGGTATGGTTAAAGATTTTAATACAGGAGCATTAAAAACATTTAATTTTGATAAACTTTTAACGCATATACCAGAAATAAACCTATTGCATTGTAATATTGAAAGTGTTTCTTTTGAAGAGCCTATAGATTCTTCAAATATGAATATTTCAAACTGGGTGATTTTAGCTGAAATAATTGAGGAAAATTATTACAATTTTGATGGTTTTGTTATTTTACATGGTTCCGACACCATGTCTTATACTGCATCTGCAATTAGTTTTATGTTTGAAAACTTATCAAAACCAATAATTTTCACAGGTTCTCAATTACCTATAGGAGATTTAAGAACCGATGCTAAAGAAAATTTGATTACAGCTATTCAAATAGCATCTTCACAAGAACAAGAATTGCCTGTTATTTCTGAAGTTTGCCTGTATTTCGAATACAAATTATATAGAGCAAATAGAACAACAAAAGTTAATGCAGAACATTTTCAAGCATTTTATTCCCCAAATTTTCCACCCTTAGGAGAAAGCGGTGTTTATTTAAAGTTCTCTAAAGAGCTATTGTTTAAATCAAATGTAGATGATAAGCCTTTAAAAGTTAGAAAAAACTTAGATAATAATATAGCTATTTTGAAAATATTTCCAGGAATAACAGAAGTAGTAATACATGCTATTTTATCTATAGAAAATTTAAAAGGCGTTATTATTGAAACCTATGGTTCTGGTAATGCTCCAACACAAAGTTGGTTTATTAATTTGTTGAAAAAGGCAATAAGTAAAGGAATATACATTGTAAATGTTACACAATGTATTAGTGGAAGTGTAATTTTAGGGCATTATGAAACGAGTGAACACTTAAAAAATATAGGAATTATTAATGGAAAAGACATCACTACAGAGTCTGCATTGGCAAAATTAATGTATTTATTGGGCGAAAATCTTCCTAAAAATGAGTTTAAAGCAGTATTTGAGAAATCTTTGCGAGGTGAAATGCGTGAAGATTTATAG
- a CDS encoding MotA/TolQ/ExbB proton channel family protein, translated as MKRVFTILAITGLLLFGAAPKAIAQDAANTEQVANDETKTFHQELKQRFIEGGPFFMGIVLVALILGLAIAIERIIYLNMATTNTKKLVNKVDDALASGGVEAAKEVCRNTKGPVASIFYQGLDRMDEGVDAAEKAVVGYGGVQMGLLEKNISWLSLFIALAPMLGFMGTVIGMISAFDSIQQAGDISPTVVAGGIKVALLTTVFGLIVAIILQIFYNYIISKVDSIVNNMEDASISLVDLLVKHKK; from the coding sequence ATGAAAAGAGTATTTACTATCCTTGCAATTACAGGGTTATTGTTATTTGGAGCAGCACCTAAAGCTATTGCACAAGATGCAGCAAACACAGAACAAGTTGCAAACGACGAAACAAAAACATTTCACCAAGAATTAAAACAACGTTTTATTGAGGGTGGACCATTTTTTATGGGAATTGTATTAGTAGCCTTAATTTTAGGGTTAGCAATTGCTATTGAAAGAATTATTTATTTAAACATGGCTACTACAAATACTAAGAAATTAGTTAATAAAGTTGATGATGCACTAGCATCTGGTGGTGTAGAGGCAGCCAAAGAGGTTTGTAGAAATACAAAAGGGCCTGTTGCTTCTATATTTTACCAAGGTTTAGATAGAATGGATGAAGGTGTAGATGCAGCTGAAAAAGCAGTTGTTGGTTATGGTGGAGTTCAAATGGGTCTATTAGAGAAAAACATTTCTTGGCTTTCTTTATTTATCGCATTAGCACCAATGCTTGGTTTCATGGGAACAGTAATTGGTATGATTAGCGCGTTCGATTCAATTCAACAAGCTGGTGATATTTCTCCAACAGTTGTTGCCGGTGGTATTAAAGTAGCATTATTAACAACAGTATTTGGTTTAATTGTTGCAATTATTCTTCAAATTTTTTATAACTACATTATCTCTAAAGTAGATAGTATCGTAAACAATATGGAAGACGCTTCAATTTCACTTGTTGACCTTTTGGTTAAACACAAAAAATAA
- a CDS encoding ExbD/TolR family protein: protein MARRENSEINAGSMADIAFLLLIFFLVTTTMDVDSGISRKLPEKSEDTPEVTIKEKNVLDITVNRNNQILIEGTDFVEVTDIRKIAMDFIDNGGGLSVAKDGKPAEPCDYCQGAKDPASSDHPTKAIISLQSDRGTTYGMYVSIQNEIEAAYNELRNRMALEKYNRTYSDLLKEYNDNGGDSLKEKIDFLKDSYPQIITEPEPIK, encoded by the coding sequence ATGGCAAGAAGAGAAAATTCAGAAATAAATGCTGGTTCAATGGCAGACATTGCGTTCTTGCTTTTAATATTTTTCTTAGTTACAACAACTATGGATGTTGACTCTGGTATTTCTAGAAAATTACCTGAAAAATCAGAAGATACTCCTGAAGTAACTATTAAAGAAAAGAATGTATTAGACATTACTGTAAATAGAAACAATCAAATTCTTATTGAAGGAACTGATTTTGTAGAGGTTACAGATATTCGCAAAATTGCGATGGATTTTATTGATAATGGTGGTGGTTTATCTGTTGCTAAAGATGGTAAACCAGCAGAACCTTGTGATTACTGTCAAGGAGCAAAAGATCCAGCATCGTCAGATCATCCAACAAAAGCAATTATATCTTTACAAAGCGATAGAGGAACAACTTACGGAATGTATGTTTCTATTCAAAATGAAATAGAAGCTGCATACAATGAGTTGAGAAACAGAATGGCTTTAGAGAAATATAATAGAACTTATAGTGATTTGTTAAAAGAGTATAACGATAACGGTGGAGATAGTTTGAAGGAAAAAATAGACTTTTTAAAGGATAGTTATCCTCAAATTATTACCGAACCAGAACCAATTAAATAA